The Pirellulimonas nuda genome includes a region encoding these proteins:
- a CDS encoding NAD(P)/FAD-dependent oxidoreductase: MASRRSPHVVVIGGGPAGATASTLISQQGYQVELFERERFPRYHIGESLIPETYWVLKRLGMLDKMKSSHFVKKHSVQFVSPSGKHSAPFYFYDNKPHECSQTWQIRRSEFDVMMLKNAEEQGVAVHEGVRVLDVLFEGSRAVGVRIVDDAGNKREFRADVVVDASGQSSMLINKFNLRVSDPQLNKGALWSYYEGAYRDQGKDEGATIVLSLSNKRGWFWYIPMQDDTVSIGVVADFDYLFHGRSNHESVYFEEMENCIAVKERIANARQASPVKATKDYTYRAKQAAGDGWVLVGDAFGFLDPLYSSGVLLALKSGELAADAIVEGLRVGDTSRSQIGSWEAGYVEGMNRMRRLVCEYYDGFSFGEFIRRFPHHRGSITDLLIGDLFKKELDPVFEDIDSMKVRQVDAALPNP, encoded by the coding sequence ATGGCGAGCCGCCGATCTCCTCATGTAGTCGTAATCGGAGGAGGTCCGGCCGGGGCGACCGCTTCCACCTTGATCAGCCAGCAGGGTTATCAAGTAGAACTCTTCGAACGCGAGCGGTTTCCCCGCTACCACATCGGCGAATCGCTGATCCCAGAAACCTATTGGGTTCTGAAGCGGCTGGGAATGCTCGACAAGATGAAGTCAAGCCACTTCGTCAAGAAGCACAGCGTTCAGTTTGTGAGTCCATCGGGCAAGCATTCTGCCCCCTTCTATTTCTACGACAACAAGCCGCACGAGTGCTCGCAGACTTGGCAGATTCGCCGGAGTGAATTCGACGTCATGATGCTGAAGAATGCCGAAGAGCAGGGGGTCGCCGTCCACGAGGGCGTGCGGGTTCTCGACGTGTTGTTTGAGGGATCCCGTGCTGTTGGCGTGCGGATTGTGGACGATGCAGGGAACAAGAGGGAGTTTCGAGCCGATGTAGTCGTTGACGCAAGCGGGCAGAGCTCCATGCTCATCAATAAGTTCAATCTCCGCGTGTCCGACCCGCAATTGAATAAAGGGGCGCTTTGGTCCTACTACGAGGGCGCCTATCGGGATCAAGGCAAGGACGAGGGGGCAACCATCGTTCTGAGCCTAAGCAACAAGCGTGGATGGTTCTGGTACATCCCGATGCAGGATGACACCGTTAGCATCGGCGTGGTGGCGGACTTTGATTACTTGTTCCATGGTCGATCGAACCACGAATCCGTTTACTTCGAGGAGATGGAGAACTGCATTGCGGTAAAGGAGCGGATCGCGAACGCCCGACAAGCCTCTCCGGTAAAGGCGACAAAGGATTACACCTACCGGGCCAAACAGGCCGCGGGTGATGGTTGGGTGCTGGTCGGCGACGCGTTCGGGTTCCTAGATCCGCTTTACTCTTCGGGCGTACTGCTGGCGCTCAAGTCGGGAGAGCTTGCTGCCGATGCGATTGTCGAAGGCTTGCGAGTTGGCGACACGTCTCGGTCGCAGATCGGGAGCTGGGAGGCCGGCTATGTCGAGGGGATGAACCGAATGCGGCGACTGGTGTGCGAGTACTACGACGGGTTCAGCTTCGGAGAGTTCATACGGCGCTTTCCGCACCACCGAGGCAGCATCACCGACCTCCTCATTGGCGATCTCTTCAAGAAGGAGCTTGATCCGGTGTTCGAGGACATTGACTCAATGAAGGTCCGCCAGGTGGACGCCGCCCTCCCGAACCCATGA
- a CDS encoding DUF2254 domain-containing protein, whose product MRILLLKWWDLLRSSFWFVPSLMAAGSVALAVAMVALDDAVSDEWLIDGGWAYTGGAEGASAVLSAIASSMMGIAGVVFSMTLVALSLASSQFGPRLLRNFMRDSTNQVVLGTFVATFMYSLLVLRTIRYGDESVVPHLSVTLAVGLALMSLGVLIYFIHHVSVSIQADEVVSRVGDELLQSIDRMFPEPEPPDDSTPQPAPDSPALDAAFDEQSQGISADVDGYLQFIDLAALTALATKNDAILRVERRPGEYLAPGARLLSVWPRDRASEDLVGSARAAFGLGSQRTPSQDLEFTVDQLVEVAVRALSPGINDPFTAIRCIDRLGSALCRFAKRDPPSPHRFDADGRLRVTAPPVSFSRFLDCAFDPIRNYARADAQVTRRLLETIATVEKSASRPERRAALRRHADVIAAEAQTGLSAEADRRTIALLHEQVIAALNEGESPPPEGESVV is encoded by the coding sequence ATGCGAATACTGCTGCTCAAGTGGTGGGACCTGCTCCGCAGCAGTTTTTGGTTCGTCCCGTCGCTCATGGCGGCCGGTTCCGTGGCGCTCGCGGTGGCCATGGTCGCTCTTGACGACGCAGTATCGGACGAGTGGTTGATCGACGGGGGATGGGCCTACACGGGGGGGGCCGAGGGCGCCAGCGCCGTGCTCAGCGCGATCGCCAGCTCGATGATGGGGATCGCCGGCGTGGTGTTCTCGATGACGCTGGTGGCGCTTTCGCTCGCCTCGTCGCAGTTCGGTCCGCGGCTGCTGCGCAACTTTATGCGAGATTCCACCAATCAGGTGGTGCTGGGGACTTTCGTCGCTACGTTCATGTACAGCCTGCTCGTGCTCCGTACCATCCGCTACGGAGACGAATCGGTGGTACCCCACCTCTCGGTCACGCTCGCTGTGGGGCTGGCCCTGATGAGCCTGGGGGTGCTGATCTACTTCATCCACCACGTATCGGTCTCGATCCAGGCGGACGAGGTGGTCTCTCGCGTCGGTGACGAGTTGCTACAGAGTATTGATCGGATGTTTCCTGAACCCGAGCCGCCGGACGACTCGACGCCGCAGCCGGCGCCGGACAGCCCCGCCTTGGACGCCGCGTTCGACGAACAGTCGCAAGGCATCTCGGCGGATGTGGATGGCTACCTACAGTTCATCGACCTCGCGGCGCTGACCGCACTGGCGACGAAGAACGACGCGATCCTGCGCGTCGAACGCCGCCCGGGCGAGTACCTGGCGCCGGGGGCGCGGCTGCTCTCGGTCTGGCCCCGCGATCGAGCAAGCGAGGATCTAGTCGGGTCGGCCCGCGCCGCGTTCGGCCTCGGCAGCCAGCGTACCCCGTCTCAGGACCTCGAGTTCACGGTCGACCAGCTCGTTGAGGTCGCGGTGCGGGCGCTCTCGCCGGGCATTAATGACCCCTTTACGGCCATTCGCTGTATCGACCGACTGGGGTCTGCGTTGTGCCGGTTCGCTAAACGCGACCCGCCGTCGCCGCATCGGTTCGATGCCGACGGGCGGCTCCGGGTCACGGCGCCGCCGGTATCGTTCAGTCGGTTCCTTGATTGCGCGTTCGATCCGATCCGCAACTACGCACGGGCCGACGCCCAGGTGACGAGGCGCTTGTTGGAAACAATCGCCACGGTCGAGAAATCTGCGAGCCGGCCGGAACGCCGCGCCGCGCTCCGGCGGCACGCCGACGTGATTGCAGCCGAGGCGCAAACGGGCCTGTCGGCTGAAGCCGACCGGCGCACGATCGCGTTGCTGCACGAACAGGTGATCGCGGCCCTCAACGAGGGAGAGAGCCCGCCGCCCGAGGGCGAATCAGTGGTCTGA
- a CDS encoding MarR family winged helix-turn-helix transcriptional regulator: MLAHQLRGQHWGRRVRQTSGLSRWRSASPVSERSSASLKSCHDVARPNRDRNTRLDNSCSNIHYRSMTNPATQTVAAAGDRSFDSVEQEVFLNLWRTYDRLKALEDDLFGRVGLSAQQYNTLRLLRSIYPDGMPTLMLGSRLISRAPDMTRLLDRLEQRGLLVRERKSENRRVVEVQITENGLKLLDEIYEAVQECHRQQLGHLSKKALRELSDLLRQARQPHEDSMNPSVADS, from the coding sequence GTGCTCGCACACCAGCTCCGAGGACAACATTGGGGCCGCCGCGTGCGCCAGACGTCGGGGCTGAGCCGCTGGAGATCGGCCTCACCTGTCAGCGAGCGGTCGAGCGCGTCCTTGAAGTCGTGCCACGACGTCGCTCGCCCCAACCGAGACCGCAACACGCGTCTTGACAACAGTTGTTCCAACATCCATTATCGCAGCATGACAAACCCGGCGACCCAGACAGTTGCGGCGGCAGGCGACAGATCATTCGATTCTGTGGAGCAGGAGGTCTTCCTGAACTTGTGGCGTACGTACGATCGTCTCAAGGCGCTGGAAGATGATCTGTTTGGTCGGGTCGGACTGTCCGCACAGCAGTACAACACCCTACGGCTATTGCGGTCGATCTACCCAGATGGAATGCCCACGCTGATGTTGGGGAGTCGGCTGATCTCTCGCGCCCCCGACATGACTCGCCTTCTGGATCGCTTGGAGCAACGAGGGCTGCTCGTCCGAGAGCGGAAATCCGAGAACCGCCGCGTGGTGGAAGTTCAGATCACAGAGAACGGCCTGAAACTGCTCGATGAGATCTACGAAGCTGTCCAGGAATGTCATCGACAGCAACTTGGACACCTAAGCAAGAAGGCATTGCGTGAGCTTTCCGACTTGCTCAGGCAGGCCCGACAGCCACACGAAGATTCCATGAACCCGTCGGTCGCCGATTCGTGA